One genomic window of Pseudomonas aeruginosa includes the following:
- the sycN gene encoding type III secretion chaperone SycN → MDWVELAVAQFCQDLRVSVPAPLARVVQLDFEDSGTLQLERHGEQLSLWLACDLAWHQAYRGTLRALRLCHARAAGSLPLRCAWSGESRLLLCITLEARQVGMPTLHQALQALRSARSEVLAA, encoded by the coding sequence ATGGACTGGGTTGAGCTGGCCGTCGCGCAGTTCTGCCAGGACCTGCGGGTGAGCGTACCGGCGCCGCTGGCGCGCGTGGTGCAACTGGATTTCGAGGACAGCGGCACCTTGCAGCTGGAACGCCATGGCGAACAGTTGTCGCTCTGGCTGGCCTGTGACCTGGCCTGGCACCAGGCCTATCGCGGCACCCTGCGGGCGTTGCGCCTGTGCCATGCGCGCGCGGCCGGGAGCCTGCCGCTGCGTTGCGCCTGGAGCGGCGAATCGCGCCTGCTGCTGTGCATCACCCTGGAAGCCCGGCAGGTCGGCATGCCGACGCTGCACCAGGCCTTGCAGGCGCTGCGCTCGGCGCGCAGCGAAGTGCTCGCCGCATGA
- the pcr1 gene encoding Acr1 family type III secretion system gatekeeper subunit Pcr1: MAYGPSELTGAVIALLEKRWVGVAEVQALLEPLPLADVARQIHFFRELKRLYRLLPVEVFGDDEQRQNLLNACQMALDLAIEREEEQQHGLG; the protein is encoded by the coding sequence ATGGCATACGGGCCTTCTGAATTGACCGGCGCAGTCATCGCCTTGCTCGAGAAGCGCTGGGTCGGCGTCGCCGAGGTGCAGGCGTTGCTCGAGCCGTTGCCGCTGGCCGACGTCGCCCGGCAGATCCATTTCTTCCGCGAACTGAAGCGTCTCTACCGCCTGTTGCCGGTCGAAGTGTTCGGCGACGACGAGCAGCGCCAGAATCTTTTGAATGCCTGCCAGATGGCACTCGACCTGGCGATCGAGCGCGAAGAGGAGCAGCAGCATGGACTGGGTTGA
- the popN gene encoding SctW family type III secretion system gatekeeper subunit PopN, whose translation MDILQSSSAAPLAPREAANAPAQQAGGSFQGERVHYVSVSQSLADAAEELTFAFSERAEKSLAKRRLSDAHARLSEVQAMLQEYWKRIPDLESQQKLEALIAHLGSGQLSSLAQLSAYLEGFSSEISQRFLALSRARDVLAGRPEARAMLALVDQALLRMADEQGLEIELGLRIEPLAAEASAAGVGDIQALRDTYRDAVLDYRGLSAAWQDIQARFAATPLERVVAFLQKALSADLDSQSSRLDPVKLERVMSDMHKLRVLGGLAEQVGALWQVLVTGERGHGIRAF comes from the coding sequence ATGGACATCCTCCAGAGTTCCTCCGCCGCGCCCCTCGCGCCGCGGGAAGCGGCCAACGCCCCCGCGCAGCAGGCCGGCGGCAGCTTCCAGGGCGAGCGCGTCCACTACGTCTCCGTTTCGCAGTCGCTGGCCGATGCCGCGGAAGAGCTGACCTTCGCCTTTTCCGAGCGCGCCGAGAAATCCCTGGCCAAGCGCCGCCTGAGCGACGCCCATGCGCGCCTGAGCGAAGTCCAGGCCATGCTGCAGGAGTACTGGAAGCGCATTCCGGACCTGGAAAGCCAGCAGAAGCTCGAGGCGCTGATCGCCCACCTGGGCAGCGGTCAACTGAGCAGCCTGGCGCAGCTCAGCGCTTACCTGGAGGGCTTCTCCAGCGAGATCAGCCAGCGCTTCCTGGCGCTGTCGCGGGCGCGCGACGTCCTGGCCGGGCGGCCGGAGGCGCGGGCGATGCTGGCGCTGGTCGACCAGGCGTTGCTGCGGATGGCCGACGAGCAGGGCCTGGAGATCGAACTCGGCCTGCGCATCGAGCCGCTGGCCGCCGAGGCTTCCGCCGCCGGTGTCGGCGATATCCAGGCGCTGCGCGATACCTACCGTGACGCAGTACTCGACTACCGGGGCCTGTCGGCGGCCTGGCAGGACATCCAGGCGCGCTTCGCCGCGACGCCGCTGGAGCGGGTCGTGGCCTTCCTGCAGAAAGCCCTGAGCGCCGACCTGGACAGTCAGTCGAGCCGGCTCGATCCGGTGAAGCTGGAGCGGGTCATGAGCGACATGCACAAGCTGCGCGTGCTCGGCGGCCTGGCGGAGCAGGTGGGGGCGCTCTGGCAGGTGCTGGTGACGGGGGAGCGGGGCCATGGCATACGGGCCTTCTGA
- the pscN gene encoding SctN family type III secretion system ATPase PscN — MPAPLSPLIVRMRHAIEGCRPIQIRGRVTQVTGTLLKAVVPGVRIGELCQLRNPDQSLALLAEVIGFQQHQALLTPLGEMLGVSSNTEVSPTGGMHRVAVGEHLLGQVLDGLGRPFDGSPPAEPAAWYPVYRDAPPPMSRRLIERPLSLGVRAIDGLLTCGEGQRMGIFAAAGGGKSTLLASLVRNAEVDVTVLALVGERGREVREFIESDLGEQGLRRSVLVVATSDRPAMERAKAGFVATSIAEYFRDQGRRVLLLMDSLTRFARAQREIGLAAGEPPTRRGYPPSVFAALPRLMERAGQSERGSITALYTVLVEGDDMSEPVADETRSILDGHIVLSRKLAAANHYPAIDVLHSVSRVMNQIVDDDQRHAAGRLREWLAKYEEVELLLKIGEYQKGQDSEADQAIEKIGAIRQWLRQGTHETSDYAQACAQLRSLCA, encoded by the coding sequence ATGCCCGCGCCTCTCTCTCCTCTCATCGTCCGGATGCGCCACGCCATCGAAGGCTGCCGGCCGATCCAGATCCGCGGGCGGGTCACCCAGGTCACCGGAACCCTGCTCAAGGCCGTGGTGCCCGGCGTGCGCATCGGCGAACTCTGCCAGTTGCGCAATCCCGACCAGAGCCTGGCGCTGCTCGCCGAGGTCATCGGCTTCCAGCAGCACCAGGCGCTGCTCACCCCGCTCGGCGAGATGCTCGGGGTTTCCTCCAACACCGAAGTCAGCCCTACCGGCGGCATGCATCGCGTGGCGGTCGGCGAGCACCTGCTCGGGCAGGTGCTCGACGGCCTCGGCCGCCCCTTCGACGGCAGCCCGCCGGCCGAGCCGGCGGCCTGGTATCCGGTCTACCGGGATGCCCCGCCGCCGATGAGCCGGCGCCTGATAGAGCGGCCGCTATCGCTGGGTGTGCGCGCCATCGACGGCCTGCTGACCTGCGGCGAAGGCCAGCGCATGGGCATTTTCGCTGCCGCCGGCGGCGGCAAGAGCACCCTGCTGGCCAGCCTGGTGCGCAATGCCGAGGTGGATGTGACGGTACTCGCCCTGGTCGGCGAACGCGGTCGCGAAGTCCGCGAGTTCATCGAAAGCGACCTCGGCGAACAGGGGCTGCGCCGCTCGGTGCTGGTGGTCGCCACCTCCGACCGACCGGCGATGGAACGCGCCAAGGCCGGTTTCGTCGCCACCAGCATCGCCGAGTATTTCCGCGATCAGGGTCGCCGCGTCCTGCTGCTGATGGACTCGCTGACCCGCTTCGCCAGGGCCCAGCGCGAAATCGGCCTGGCGGCCGGTGAACCGCCCACCCGCCGCGGCTATCCGCCATCGGTGTTCGCCGCGCTGCCACGCTTGATGGAGCGTGCCGGGCAATCCGAGCGGGGCTCGATCACCGCGCTCTACACCGTGCTGGTGGAAGGCGACGACATGAGCGAGCCGGTGGCCGACGAGACCCGCTCGATTCTCGACGGGCACATCGTGCTGTCGCGCAAGCTGGCCGCCGCCAACCACTATCCGGCCATCGACGTGCTGCACTCGGTGAGCCGGGTCATGAACCAGATCGTCGACGACGATCAGCGCCATGCGGCCGGACGCTTGCGCGAATGGCTGGCGAAGTACGAGGAAGTCGAGTTGCTGCTGAAGATCGGCGAATACCAGAAAGGCCAGGACAGCGAAGCCGACCAGGCCATCGAGAAGATCGGGGCGATCCGCCAGTGGCTGCGCCAGGGTACCCACGAAACCAGCGATTACGCACAGGCCTGCGCGCAGTTGCGGAGCCTCTGCGCATGA
- the pscO gene encoding type III secretion system central stalk protein PscO produces the protein MSLALLLRVRRLRLDRAERAQGRQLLRVRAAAQEHTERQAAQRDYRDWRLAEEQRLFLACQAAMLDRRRLEAWQQQVGLLREKEAGLEQDCAETAQHLEGERERLRQCRRELLERQRQLEKFAELERHVDAERQGLRERSEEGELEEFTRHETWPCSS, from the coding sequence ATGAGCCTGGCGCTGCTGTTGCGCGTCCGACGCCTGCGCCTGGACCGGGCCGAGCGCGCCCAGGGCCGCCAATTGCTACGGGTTCGCGCCGCGGCGCAGGAACACACCGAGCGCCAGGCGGCGCAACGGGACTACCGCGACTGGCGACTGGCCGAAGAGCAACGGCTGTTTCTCGCCTGCCAGGCGGCCATGCTCGACCGCCGGCGCCTGGAAGCCTGGCAGCAGCAGGTAGGACTGCTGCGGGAAAAGGAAGCCGGCCTGGAACAGGACTGCGCCGAGACCGCGCAGCACCTCGAAGGGGAGCGCGAGCGCCTGCGGCAGTGCCGGCGAGAACTGCTGGAACGCCAGCGGCAACTGGAGAAGTTCGCCGAACTGGAGCGCCACGTCGACGCCGAGCGCCAGGGGCTGCGCGAACGCAGCGAGGAAGGCGAACTGGAAGAATTCACCCGCCACGAGACCTGGCCATGCTCAAGCTGA
- the pscQ gene encoding SctQ family type III secretion system cytoplasmic ring protein PscQ, which yields MNGTDLDLPLASRAELDLQRRLARCRRHYVGNALQARLDIAQAAPDVDLELSLAWDGLPLRFLCQAPALAHWLAPNLQEAAFASLPAALQLALLEREGNVFPGLVWYGLSPAQPRAAMGLRLSLERDDQRLALWLDGDPATLLARLPPRPSTQRLAIPLRLSLQWPGLPLDASELRTLEPGDLLLLPAGHRPDAALLGVLEGRPWARCQLHSTQLELLDMHDTPSLADGEDLHELDQLPIPVSFEVGRRTLDLHTLSTLQPGSLLDLDSALDGEVRILANQRCLGIGELVRLQDRLGVRVTRLFGHDEA from the coding sequence ATGAACGGTACGGACCTCGACCTGCCGCTCGCCAGCCGCGCCGAACTGGATCTCCAGCGACGTCTCGCGCGTTGCCGTCGCCACTATGTCGGCAACGCTTTGCAAGCGCGCCTGGACATCGCCCAGGCCGCCCCCGACGTCGATCTCGAACTGAGCCTGGCGTGGGACGGCCTGCCCCTGCGCTTTCTCTGCCAGGCTCCGGCGCTGGCCCACTGGCTCGCGCCGAACCTGCAGGAGGCAGCCTTCGCCAGCCTGCCGGCGGCACTGCAACTGGCCTTGCTGGAGCGCGAAGGCAACGTCTTTCCCGGCCTGGTCTGGTACGGCCTGAGCCCGGCGCAACCACGCGCTGCGATGGGCCTGCGTCTGAGCCTGGAACGCGACGACCAGCGCCTGGCGCTCTGGCTCGACGGCGATCCCGCGACGCTGCTGGCACGCCTGCCGCCGCGCCCCTCGACGCAACGCCTGGCCATACCGCTGCGCCTGTCGCTGCAATGGCCCGGCCTGCCGCTGGACGCCAGCGAGCTGCGCACCCTGGAGCCCGGCGACCTGTTGCTGCTGCCTGCCGGTCATCGCCCCGACGCAGCGCTGCTGGGGGTTCTCGAAGGACGCCCCTGGGCGCGCTGCCAACTCCACTCCACGCAACTGGAACTGCTCGACATGCACGACACCCCCTCCCTCGCCGACGGCGAGGACCTGCACGAACTCGACCAACTGCCGATCCCGGTCAGCTTCGAGGTCGGCCGCCGCACCCTGGACCTGCATACCCTCTCCACCCTGCAGCCAGGCTCGCTGCTCGATCTCGACAGTGCCCTGGACGGCGAAGTGCGCATCCTCGCCAACCAGCGCTGCCTCGGTATCGGCGAACTGGTCAGGCTCCAGGATCGGCTCGGGGTGCGCGTAACCCGCCTGTTCGGACACGACGAAGCATGA